The following are encoded in a window of Methylocystis rosea genomic DNA:
- a CDS encoding type II toxin-antitoxin system VapC family toxin, with protein sequence MIVVDSSALIAILEHEEDAPLYARAIHDAERLQVSALNVLETGIVLRARHGDVAVARLWRFLRDDNDFEIVAFDAAQARAAIAAYGRYGKGVDPKARLNLADCAAYALAKTLDWPLLFKGADFSATDVRACRL encoded by the coding sequence ATGATTGTCGTCGACAGCTCCGCATTGATCGCCATTTTAGAACATGAGGAAGACGCGCCGCTTTACGCTCGCGCTATTCATGATGCCGAGCGTTTGCAGGTTTCCGCGCTAAATGTACTCGAAACAGGCATTGTCTTGCGCGCGCGTCATGGCGATGTCGCCGTGGCGCGTTTGTGGCGTTTTCTGCGTGACGATAATGACTTTGAAATCGTGGCCTTCGACGCGGCGCAGGCGCGCGCGGCGATCGCCGCTTACGGGCGCTATGGCAAGGGCGTCGATCCCAAAGCGCGGCTCAATCTCGCCGATTGCGCCGCCTATGCGCTCGCCAAGACTCTTGATTGGCCGCTCCTCTTCAAAGGCGCCGACTTTTCGGCGACCGACGTGCGCGCCTGTCGTTTATGA
- a CDS encoding type II toxin-antitoxin system VapB family antitoxin, whose protein sequence is MAERLAAARRVSVDEAVRQALEASARAAGVSPAQRRRRMTVEQMQALGAEIAALPILDPRSPQEIMDDINEL, encoded by the coding sequence TTGGCTGAGCGCCTCGCGGCCGCTAGGCGGGTTTCCGTCGACGAGGCCGTCCGTCAGGCGCTGGAAGCGTCCGCGCGGGCGGCGGGCGTGTCGCCGGCGCAGCGTCGACGTCGCATGACGGTCGAACAGATGCAGGCATTGGGCGCCGAAATCGCCGCCTTGCCGATTCTCGATCCTCGTTCTCCACAGGAGATCATGGACGACATCAACGAGCTATGA
- the glmU gene encoding bifunctional UDP-N-acetylglucosamine diphosphorylase/glucosamine-1-phosphate N-acetyltransferase GlmU: MPTERSALAIVLAAGEGTRMKSDRPKALHEVAGRSMLGNVLSSAMSAGVGSVAVIVGPGRDDVGAEARRFIPEAEIFVQSERRGTAHAVLAARHAIAKGADDLLVLFADTPLLTAPTIGALRAALAEGAAVAVLGFQASDPFGYGRLLRDAAGRLVAIREEKDASDEERAVTLCNGGVMAIDGVEALRLLEKIDNKNAKGEFYLTDAVELARAEGLETRVVIADEAEVLGVNDRMQLAQAEAVAQTRLRRAAMAGGATMTAPETVFLAADAVIGRDVVIEPHVFIGPGVEIADGAVIHAFSHLAGARVGAGASVGPFARLRPGAALAEKAKVGNFVEIKNANVARGAKVNHLSYIGDADIGANANIGAGTITCNYNGFLKYRTTIGENAFIGSNSSLVAPVTIGQGAYVGSGSVITRDVAPDALAVARGRQSEKMGWAVSFRMAQAAKKAKVE; this comes from the coding sequence ATGCCGACAGAAAGAAGCGCGCTCGCGATCGTCCTTGCCGCCGGCGAAGGCACGCGGATGAAATCCGACCGACCGAAGGCGCTGCACGAGGTCGCCGGGCGCTCGATGCTTGGCAATGTGCTCTCGAGCGCCATGTCGGCGGGCGTCGGCAGCGTCGCCGTGATCGTCGGGCCGGGTCGTGATGACGTCGGCGCGGAGGCGCGCCGCTTCATCCCTGAGGCGGAAATCTTCGTGCAGAGCGAAAGACGCGGCACGGCGCACGCCGTTCTCGCCGCGCGCCACGCCATCGCTAAAGGAGCTGACGACCTCCTTGTGCTCTTCGCCGACACGCCGCTCCTGACAGCGCCGACGATCGGCGCGTTGCGCGCCGCCCTTGCCGAGGGCGCCGCCGTCGCCGTTCTGGGCTTTCAGGCGTCCGACCCATTCGGTTACGGACGGCTGCTGCGCGACGCGGCGGGGCGCCTCGTCGCCATCCGCGAGGAAAAAGACGCAAGCGACGAAGAACGCGCGGTCACGCTCTGCAACGGCGGTGTGATGGCGATCGACGGGGTAGAGGCGCTGCGCCTGCTCGAAAAGATCGACAACAAGAACGCCAAGGGCGAATTCTATCTCACCGACGCGGTGGAGCTTGCGCGCGCGGAAGGACTCGAAACGAGAGTCGTCATCGCCGACGAAGCCGAAGTTCTCGGCGTCAACGACCGTATGCAGCTCGCGCAGGCTGAGGCCGTCGCGCAGACGCGGCTTCGGCGCGCCGCCATGGCGGGGGGCGCGACGATGACCGCGCCGGAAACCGTTTTTCTTGCGGCCGACGCCGTGATCGGCCGCGACGTCGTCATCGAGCCGCATGTCTTCATCGGACCGGGCGTTGAAATCGCCGACGGCGCCGTGATCCACGCCTTTTCGCATCTTGCAGGCGCGCGCGTCGGCGCAGGCGCAAGCGTCGGACCCTTCGCGCGCTTGCGGCCCGGCGCGGCGCTTGCGGAAAAAGCCAAGGTGGGGAATTTCGTCGAGATCAAGAACGCCAATGTCGCGCGAGGCGCCAAGGTCAATCACCTGTCCTACATCGGCGACGCCGACATCGGCGCCAACGCCAATATCGGCGCAGGAACCATCACCTGCAATTACAACGGCTTCCTCAAATATCGCACGACGATCGGCGAAAACGCCTTCATTGGCTCAAACTCGTCGCTTGTCGCGCCGGTGACGATCGGCCAGGGCGCCTATGTCGGCTCCGGCTCCGTCATCACCAGGGATGTTGCGCCGGACGCGCTCGCCGTGGCGCGCGGGCGGCAGTCGGAAAAAATGGGCTGGGCGGTCTCGTTTCGTATGGCGCAGGCGGCGAAAAAGGCGAAGGTGGAATAG
- a CDS encoding glucan biosynthesis protein, whose product MFERRDVLKAGLGAIAAGIVPPPSSAGTASQAAPPTVQKPAPFSRDMVVELARALAAKPYTPPRTDLPEPFANLSYEQFVGIKTKPDAAIWRHDNTGFSIEPLHRGHIFAAAVDIYVVENGAAARLPYEASRFDYGALNVPETLPNLSFSGFRVLHAQNGGAEAELAIFQGASFYRAVARGQNLGVTARGLSIRTADPRGEEFPAFRSFWIEKPALSDNALVIHALLDSPSVAGVYRFTLRPGEATLIDTELTLYPRTAVDHLGIAGFAGASLFTPLDRPRLDDWRPMVADINGIQMLSGQGEWLWRPVSNRESLQFSSFVDDNPQGFGSLIRQRDIDDYEDDQQHWERRPSLWVEPLGEWGEGALQLVEIPSESEINANIVAYWRPKTALVAGKETSFAYRQFWCWEPPTRPPLAIAMSARSGRAPGAKLRRFIVVFSGDVLADPQRTTQLKAALTTSPGLATNIRTYLNPSAKSCRVAFDVDPAGENYCELRLVLQSDERPISETWLYRWTS is encoded by the coding sequence ATGTTTGAACGTCGAGATGTTTTGAAAGCGGGCTTGGGCGCAATCGCGGCGGGAATCGTTCCGCCGCCGTCAAGCGCGGGGACCGCCAGTCAGGCAGCCCCCCCGACGGTTCAAAAGCCAGCGCCATTCTCGCGCGACATGGTCGTCGAACTTGCCCGCGCGCTGGCCGCGAAGCCTTATACGCCGCCGCGAACCGACCTGCCCGAACCCTTCGCCAATCTCTCCTATGAGCAATTCGTCGGGATCAAGACGAAGCCAGATGCGGCGATTTGGCGTCACGACAATACGGGTTTCAGCATCGAGCCGCTTCACCGCGGCCATATTTTTGCAGCTGCTGTGGATATCTACGTCGTGGAGAACGGCGCCGCCGCGCGACTGCCTTATGAGGCGAGCCGCTTCGACTATGGGGCGCTCAATGTCCCGGAGACGCTTCCCAACCTCAGCTTTTCGGGCTTTCGGGTGCTTCACGCCCAAAATGGCGGCGCCGAGGCGGAGCTGGCCATATTTCAGGGAGCGAGCTTTTATCGGGCCGTCGCGCGCGGGCAGAATCTCGGCGTGACGGCGCGCGGGCTCTCCATTCGAACGGCGGATCCGCGCGGCGAGGAATTCCCCGCCTTCCGCAGCTTCTGGATCGAAAAGCCCGCGCTCAGCGACAACGCGCTCGTCATCCATGCTCTGCTCGATTCGCCAAGCGTCGCCGGCGTCTATCGCTTCACGCTGCGGCCGGGCGAAGCGACGCTCATCGACACCGAATTGACCCTCTATCCGCGCACGGCGGTCGATCATTTGGGAATCGCCGGTTTTGCCGGCGCTTCGCTCTTTACGCCGCTCGACCGTCCCAGACTCGACGATTGGCGGCCGATGGTCGCCGACATCAACGGCATTCAGATGCTCAGCGGCCAGGGCGAATGGCTCTGGCGACCCGTGTCGAACCGGGAGAGTCTGCAGTTCTCCTCCTTTGTCGACGACAATCCGCAGGGCTTTGGCTCGCTGATCCGGCAGCGCGACATTGACGACTATGAGGATGACCAGCAGCACTGGGAGCGCCGTCCCTCGCTGTGGGTCGAACCGCTTGGCGAATGGGGCGAAGGCGCCCTGCAGCTCGTCGAAATTCCCTCCGAATCCGAAATCAACGCCAATATCGTCGCCTATTGGCGGCCCAAGACCGCTCTCGTCGCCGGCAAAGAGACGTCATTCGCCTATCGGCAGTTCTGGTGCTGGGAGCCGCCGACGCGGCCGCCGCTGGCGATCGCCATGAGCGCGCGCTCCGGCCGTGCGCCGGGCGCCAAGCTCCGCCGTTTTATTGTCGTGTTTTCCGGCGACGTGTTGGCGGACCCTCAACGCACAACGCAGCTGAAAGCGGCGTTGACGACCTCTCCGGGATTGGCGACGAATATTCGGACCTATTTAAATCCGTCGGCAAAGTCCTGCCGCGTCGCCTTCGACGTAGACCCTGCCGGCGAGAACTACTGCGAGCTTCGGCTCGTTTTGCAGTCCGACGAGCGACCGATCAGCGAGACCTGGCTTTATCGATGGACGTCGTGA
- the mdoH gene encoding glucans biosynthesis glucosyltransferase MdoH, with amino-acid sequence MDVVTLAPSDDPSRAMEWRTASSDPAAAPPTPIENRLSMPAQNLFKFDKRQQRKAEAPWLWRTPWLARIVTFGGGLALTAYGAHEMYKVVDVGGVTTLKWALLGLFVLNFSWIALSFTSCIVGFALLMRQRRRPALPTALAETTAVVMPIYNEAPSRVFAALQTIYEDVQATGLGAHFDWFFLSDTTNPDIWVAEERAFIGIRRRLGPQARIFYRRREKNTGRKAGNIEDFVSRWGGAYKHMVVLDADSLMSGPTIVQLAAAMEADPDSGIIQTLPLIINRNTLFARVQQFAARIYGPVIAMGLTAWMGRDGNYWGHNAIIRTEAFARYCGLPDLRGRPPWGGHILSHDFVEAALIRRAGYAVYMTPTLGGSYEESPPSLIDLSIRDRRWCQGNLQHSRVLLGKGFHWASRQHFLTGIFGYLTSPLWLLQLLIGIVIVFQASYFRPEYFTGEFALFPTFPRFDAERSLELFGLTMGILLAPKMLGLIVAINEPETRKGSGGVIMLLISTLFEVVLSALLAPIMMLIQTGHVLHIVFGFDTGWDPQRRDDGSVPFADIVRRHMWHVALGLLSLIAGFMISPSLAAWMSPTIAGLVLAILISWATSQRWLGLMFRRAGVLTTPEETTTPPIAKRGKALSKALARAAEDDVNGLLALHADPELRALHESWLPTRRPRQRGQISADRALAETKIADAETIEDAVNWLNRGERLVALSDRALIGMVARLPRRAAQAAVAQRTPRAAE; translated from the coding sequence ATGGACGTCGTGACCCTCGCTCCTTCAGACGATCCGTCGCGGGCAATGGAATGGCGGACCGCCAGCTCCGATCCCGCCGCCGCCCCGCCGACCCCGATCGAGAACCGACTGTCGATGCCGGCGCAAAACCTTTTTAAATTCGACAAGCGGCAGCAGCGCAAAGCCGAAGCGCCTTGGCTGTGGCGCACGCCATGGCTTGCGAGGATTGTCACCTTTGGCGGCGGTCTGGCGCTGACGGCCTATGGCGCTCACGAGATGTATAAGGTCGTCGACGTCGGCGGGGTGACCACATTGAAGTGGGCGCTGCTGGGGCTGTTCGTGCTGAACTTCTCCTGGATCGCGCTGTCCTTCACGAGTTGCATCGTCGGCTTCGCACTGCTGATGCGCCAGCGCCGGCGCCCGGCTCTGCCGACGGCGCTCGCCGAGACCACCGCCGTCGTCATGCCGATCTACAATGAGGCGCCGAGCCGAGTGTTCGCCGCCCTGCAGACGATCTACGAAGACGTGCAAGCGACCGGCCTTGGCGCGCATTTCGATTGGTTCTTCCTCTCCGACACCACCAATCCCGACATCTGGGTCGCCGAAGAGCGCGCCTTCATCGGCATTCGCCGCCGACTGGGCCCACAGGCGCGAATCTTCTACCGCCGGCGTGAAAAGAACACCGGACGCAAGGCGGGCAATATTGAAGATTTCGTCTCGCGCTGGGGCGGCGCCTACAAGCACATGGTGGTGCTCGACGCCGACAGCCTGATGAGCGGGCCGACCATCGTGCAGCTCGCCGCCGCAATGGAGGCCGACCCCGACAGCGGCATCATCCAGACCCTTCCGCTGATCATCAACCGCAACACGCTCTTCGCCCGGGTCCAGCAATTCGCCGCGCGCATCTATGGGCCCGTCATCGCGATGGGGCTAACGGCCTGGATGGGCCGCGACGGCAATTACTGGGGGCATAACGCGATCATCCGCACGGAGGCCTTCGCCCGCTACTGCGGCCTGCCCGACCTGCGCGGCCGCCCGCCCTGGGGCGGCCATATCCTGAGCCATGACTTCGTCGAAGCCGCGCTTATCCGCCGCGCCGGATACGCGGTCTACATGACGCCGACGCTCGGCGGCTCCTATGAGGAAAGCCCGCCTTCTCTGATCGATTTGTCGATTCGCGACCGCCGCTGGTGTCAGGGCAATCTGCAGCATTCGCGCGTACTGCTCGGCAAAGGCTTTCACTGGGCGTCGCGGCAGCATTTTCTCACCGGCATCTTCGGCTATCTGACGTCGCCGCTCTGGCTGCTGCAACTTCTCATCGGCATCGTCATCGTCTTCCAGGCGAGCTATTTCCGACCGGAATATTTCACCGGCGAATTTGCGCTGTTTCCGACCTTCCCGCGGTTCGACGCCGAACGGTCGCTCGAACTCTTTGGACTGACGATGGGCATTCTCCTCGCTCCCAAGATGTTGGGCTTGATCGTCGCCATCAACGAGCCGGAAACGCGCAAAGGCTCCGGCGGCGTGATCATGCTGTTGATCTCGACCCTTTTCGAAGTCGTGCTGTCCGCCCTGCTCGCGCCGATCATGATGCTGATTCAGACCGGCCATGTGCTGCACATCGTTTTCGGCTTCGATACCGGTTGGGATCCGCAGCGACGCGACGACGGCTCAGTGCCGTTTGCCGATATCGTCCGCCGCCACATGTGGCACGTGGCGCTGGGCCTCTTAAGCCTCATCGCAGGCTTCATGATCTCGCCCTCGCTCGCGGCCTGGATGTCGCCGACGATCGCCGGCCTCGTGCTCGCGATCCTTATCTCCTGGGCGACGAGTCAACGTTGGCTCGGCCTGATGTTTCGTCGCGCCGGCGTGCTGACGACGCCCGAAGAAACCACGACGCCGCCGATCGCCAAGCGGGGCAAGGCGCTCTCCAAAGCGCTGGCGCGCGCCGCCGAAGATGACGTCAATGGTCTGCTGGCGCTCCACGCCGATCCCGAGTTGCGCGCGCTGCACGAAAGCTGGCTGCCGACGCGACGCCCGAGGCAGCGCGGGCAGATCAGCGCGGACCGCGCCTTGGCCGAAACCAAGATCGCCGACGCCGAGACAATTGAGGACGCAGTCAATTGGCTGAACCGCGGCGAGCGGCTTGTGGCGCTCTCCGACCGTGCGCTCATCGGCATGGTCGCGCGTCTGCCGCGCCGCGCCGCGCAGGCGGCCGTTGCGCAGAGAACCCCGCGCGCCGCGGAGTGA
- a CDS encoding DUF952 domain-containing protein, producing the protein MTHIYKIISQSEWRAAEAAGLFSGAAVDLADGFIHFSTADQVEETAARYFAGQTDLLLVAVDFTQLGDALRWEVSRGGAPFPHLYAPLSLETVARVDPLPLGADGRHDFSAVLK; encoded by the coding sequence GTGACTCATATCTACAAAATCATTTCGCAGTCGGAGTGGCGTGCGGCGGAAGCGGCCGGCCTCTTTAGCGGCGCGGCCGTCGATCTCGCCGACGGCTTCATTCATTTCTCAACCGCGGATCAGGTTGAGGAAACGGCGGCGAGGTATTTCGCCGGCCAAACCGATCTGCTGCTCGTCGCCGTGGACTTCACGCAGCTGGGCGACGCGCTCAGATGGGAGGTTTCGCGCGGCGGCGCGCCGTTTCCCCATCTTTATGCGCCGCTTTCGCTCGAGACGGTGGCGCGCGTCGATCCGCTGCCCTTAGGCGCGGACGGCCGGCACGATTTTTCGGCCGTCCTGAAATGA
- a CDS encoding quinone-dependent dihydroorotate dehydrogenase, whose amino-acid sequence MTDAFAIASPLLRLLDAETAHHATIATLKLLPRRAPSADDPRLAVHAFGLDFPNPIGLAAGFDKNAEVADAMLGFGFGFVEVGTLTPRAQPGNPRPRAFRLIEDRAVINRYGFNNEGHAPTLARLSKRARRGIVGVNIGANKDAGDRVADYVAGVSAFADVASYFTINVSSPNTPGLRDLQEPEALSDLLARVIEARDAAPVRRPLLLKIAPDLTLEQLDAIVRVARDKRIDGMIVSNTTISRPLTLRSPQAKEGGGLSGAPLFDLSTRKLAQTFLRVEGQFPLIGVGGVDSADAARAKIEAGATLVQLYSALVYEGPGLVTRIKRGLAETLARDGEALAARIGKRAKSF is encoded by the coding sequence ATGACGGACGCCTTCGCGATCGCATCGCCGCTTTTGCGTCTGCTCGACGCTGAAACCGCGCACCATGCAACGATCGCGACGCTAAAACTGCTGCCCCGTCGCGCGCCGTCGGCGGATGATCCACGCCTCGCGGTCCACGCCTTCGGTCTCGACTTTCCTAATCCGATAGGCCTCGCGGCAGGCTTCGACAAAAATGCCGAAGTCGCCGACGCGATGCTCGGTTTCGGATTTGGCTTCGTCGAAGTCGGCACGCTGACGCCGCGCGCGCAGCCCGGCAATCCGCGTCCGCGCGCCTTTCGACTCATCGAGGATCGCGCCGTCATCAATCGCTACGGCTTCAACAATGAGGGCCATGCGCCGACGCTGGCGCGCCTGTCGAAGCGCGCGCGCCGAGGAATCGTCGGCGTGAATATCGGCGCCAACAAGGACGCTGGCGATCGCGTCGCCGACTATGTCGCGGGCGTCAGCGCCTTCGCCGATGTCGCGAGCTATTTCACGATCAACGTCAGTTCGCCGAATACGCCGGGCCTGCGCGATCTTCAGGAGCCTGAAGCGCTGTCCGATCTCCTCGCGCGCGTCATTGAGGCGCGTGACGCGGCGCCGGTTCGGCGGCCTTTACTCCTCAAAATCGCGCCCGATCTCACGCTCGAACAGCTCGACGCCATCGTGCGCGTCGCGCGCGACAAGCGCATCGACGGCATGATCGTCTCGAACACGACGATTTCGCGGCCCCTAACGCTGCGCTCGCCACAGGCTAAGGAAGGCGGCGGCCTCTCCGGCGCGCCGCTGTTCGATCTCTCGACGCGCAAGCTCGCGCAAACATTTCTGCGCGTGGAAGGTCAGTTTCCGCTGATCGGCGTCGGCGGGGTCGACAGCGCGGATGCGGCGCGCGCCAAAATCGAAGCCGGCGCGACGCTGGTGCAGCTTTATTCCGCGCTGGTTTATGAAGGGCCAGGGCTGGTCACGCGCATCAAGCGCGGGTTGGCGGAAACGCTCGCGCGAGACGGAGAGGCGCTGGCCGCAAGGATCGGCAAAAGGGCGAAGTCATTTTAG
- the fae gene encoding formaldehyde-activating enzyme: MTEHIWLATGEATVLAADGQYTDAMPEVMIGNVKGPVGHAFASMAGQVAGHPRMFVIRDLNQQVRPSTMMTTKMTVKSEDYVELLGGVVQAATGDAIVDCIAEGILPKDQLNELCMIIMVWLDPRCATHTELDKKDLYRTNYEATKLAISRAMKGEPTADELIANRKSVQHYALEGVFED, encoded by the coding sequence ATGACCGAGCATATCTGGCTGGCGACGGGCGAAGCGACGGTTCTGGCCGCGGACGGACAATACACTGACGCCATGCCGGAAGTGATGATCGGCAACGTCAAGGGTCCGGTCGGGCACGCCTTCGCCAGCATGGCCGGCCAAGTCGCCGGCCATCCGCGCATGTTCGTCATCCGCGACCTCAACCAGCAGGTGCGGCCGTCGACCATGATGACCACGAAGATGACGGTCAAATCGGAAGATTACGTCGAGCTTCTCGGCGGAGTCGTGCAGGCGGCGACCGGCGACGCCATCGTCGACTGCATTGCCGAAGGGATTCTCCCCAAGGATCAGCTCAACGAGCTCTGCATGATCATCATGGTCTGGCTCGATCCGCGTTGCGCGACGCATACGGAGCTCGACAAGAAAGATCTCTATCGCACCAATTACGAAGCGACGAAGCTCGCGATCTCTCGCGCCATGAAGGGCGAGCCGACGGCCGACGAACTCATCGCCAACCGCAAGAGCGTTCAGCACTACGCGCTTGAAGGCGTGTTCGAAGACTGA
- a CDS encoding HvfC/BufC N-terminal domain-containing protein, translating into MKLADFQSLFQQRVLAGSGEADKPLLKKLRPSPRGAAPETLLDVYQTGYRIRLADFVSQDHPGLRAILGDEAFDALVDDYIDQRPSRDPNARWFTTGLPDFMRENAHWRDDVAAASMALFERAMVDAFDTTDETPLTVQALAGFAPDDWARLAFEFDPSLTLLELAAGTVEAYGAAISEEPPTSVDKPAPGEHIEHAAVWRVDHESAYRQLEPDEYVALSEARAGHAFGDICQMTAFQQAGEIAPERLAQCLSSWFEDGMIIGVRVREDDQSSNTPSSA; encoded by the coding sequence ATGAAGCTCGCCGACTTTCAGTCTCTGTTTCAGCAGCGTGTGCTGGCCGGCTCTGGAGAGGCGGACAAGCCGCTCCTGAAAAAATTACGGCCGTCGCCGCGCGGCGCCGCGCCGGAGACGCTGCTGGACGTCTATCAGACGGGCTACCGCATTCGGCTTGCGGACTTTGTTTCGCAGGATCACCCGGGGCTGCGCGCGATTCTCGGAGACGAGGCGTTTGACGCGCTGGTCGACGACTACATCGACCAGCGTCCGTCGCGCGATCCGAACGCGCGCTGGTTTACGACCGGACTGCCGGACTTCATGCGCGAAAATGCGCACTGGCGCGACGATGTTGCGGCGGCGTCCATGGCGCTGTTTGAGCGCGCCATGGTCGACGCCTTCGACACGACTGACGAAACGCCGTTGACGGTGCAGGCGCTGGCGGGCTTTGCGCCCGACGATTGGGCGCGGCTCGCCTTCGAATTCGACCCGAGCCTCACGCTGCTCGAACTCGCCGCCGGCACGGTCGAGGCCTATGGCGCGGCGATTAGCGAGGAACCGCCAACGAGCGTCGATAAGCCCGCGCCGGGCGAACACATCGAACATGCCGCCGTATGGCGCGTCGATCATGAATCCGCCTATCGCCAGCTCGAGCCCGACGAATATGTCGCGCTGTCCGAAGCGCGCGCCGGCCACGCCTTCGGCGACATTTGTCAGATGACCGCCTTTCAGCAGGCGGGCGAGATTGCGCCAGAGCGGCTGGCGCAATGTCTCTCAAGCTGGTTCGAGGACGGCATGATTATCGGCGTGCGCGTCCGCGAGGACGATCAGTCTTCGAACACGCCTTCAAGCGCGTAG
- the bufB gene encoding MNIO family bufferin maturase, protein MEKPAPLGYGLGLRPIYYEEILSSRPPIDWFEIISENYMLAGGRPLAMLERIRADYPVVMHGVSMSLASTDPLNFDYLRQLKALAERVQPAWVSDHVAWTGVHGVTLHDLLPIPYTRESLAHIVERIQRVQDFLKRRLVVENASTYVSFVDSEMSEHEFVREMAERADCLLLLDVNNVFVSSFNHGFDPVAFINGVPADRVVQFHMAGHTDHETHRVDTHDQPVCDEVWALYEHARRRCGDVSAMIERDDNYPPLAELLDELQNMRDIDARISKERALSAA, encoded by the coding sequence ATGGAAAAACCCGCGCCGCTTGGCTACGGCTTGGGTCTGCGGCCGATCTATTATGAAGAGATCCTCTCGTCCCGCCCGCCGATCGACTGGTTCGAAATCATTTCTGAAAACTACATGCTCGCGGGCGGCCGACCTCTGGCGATGTTGGAGCGCATACGCGCCGACTATCCCGTCGTCATGCATGGCGTCTCGATGTCGCTTGCGTCAACCGACCCGCTCAACTTCGACTATTTAAGGCAGTTGAAGGCGCTCGCCGAACGCGTCCAGCCGGCATGGGTTTCAGATCACGTCGCCTGGACAGGCGTTCATGGCGTGACGCTCCACGATCTGCTGCCCATTCCCTACACGCGCGAATCGCTTGCGCATATCGTCGAGCGCATCCAGCGGGTGCAGGATTTTCTCAAGCGCCGGCTAGTCGTTGAAAACGCCTCAACCTACGTGTCGTTTGTCGATTCGGAGATGAGCGAACACGAGTTCGTCCGCGAAATGGCCGAGCGCGCCGATTGCCTGTTGCTGCTCGACGTCAACAATGTTTTCGTTTCGAGCTTCAACCACGGCTTCGATCCGGTCGCCTTCATCAACGGCGTTCCGGCCGATCGCGTCGTGCAATTTCACATGGCGGGTCACACCGATCACGAGACGCATCGCGTGGACACGCACGACCAGCCGGTCTGTGATGAGGTCTGGGCGCTCTACGAGCACGCGCGTCGTCGCTGTGGCGACGTCTCCGCCATGATTGAGCGCGACGACAATTATCCGCCGCTCGCGGAGCTTTTGGACGAACTCCAGAATATGCGCGACATCGACGCCCGCATCTCAAAAGAGCGAGCGCTCAGCGCGGCATGA